A section of the Solitalea canadensis DSM 3403 genome encodes:
- a CDS encoding ABC transporter permease, with protein sequence MLKNYITIAFRNLFRHKAYSAINIAGLAIGIAACLLILQYVAFELSYDDFHVKNERIYRIKQDRYNKGQLSTEWAAGPFAAANSFKEAFPEIEDYVKLVRAEQQVVDKGGEPYKIEKVYYASGSFFKVFSFPLLAGDPKTVLAEPHSMAISETQAKALFGSANPIGKTLNLNNKEAFKITGVFKDIPNNSHLKTDVLLSYATFLTYFKDGSPETAWQWDGCLSYLLLRQGTDPLKLQSKFPSVVDKLAGAEHKQYNSSATYTLQPLKDIHLYSHYMMEAEANGDGKTVYLLLGIAFFIVVIAWVNYINLATARAVTRAKEVGIRKVVGSERKQLVFQFLLESALLNIMAVVIAILLMIAIIPLFNQLSGQHLTLTLFTKGYFWLTFISLLLLGILFSGIYPAFVLSGFKPIKVLKGKITSTAEGAFLRKSLVVFQFAISLFLLIGTFTVFNQIQYMRKQALGLTIDQTLVVNGPLVRNDSTFKNQMESFKQELLQNTSIKGVAASTTVPGQPVNWNAGGIRLIGQGEGEGKQYRVIGVDYGFMDVYGLKLIAGRTFSKDHGTDPKAVIFNKKAIEQLGFTKPQEAIGKQIEFWGETYTVVGVTENFHQQSLREAYEPLIIRLIPESRDYFSIRINSDQAASSITLVKAKWDRFFPGNTFEHFFLDQHFNDQYKADQRFGHVFTFFSLLAILVACLGLFGLASFTTIQRTKEIGIRKVLGASVIGILRLLYKEFAYLLIISFIISIPVAWYASNEWLQSYAFRVDIHWSYFAFPFIIVLLIALLTVSYQSLKAALSNPVNSLRTE encoded by the coding sequence ATGTTAAAGAACTATATCACCATCGCTTTTCGAAATCTTTTTAGGCATAAAGCATATTCCGCCATAAATATTGCCGGTTTGGCTATAGGTATAGCAGCCTGTTTGCTTATTCTTCAGTACGTAGCTTTTGAATTAAGTTATGATGACTTTCATGTTAAAAATGAACGTATTTACCGGATTAAACAAGACAGGTATAATAAAGGACAGCTAAGTACCGAATGGGCGGCTGGTCCTTTTGCGGCAGCCAATTCATTTAAAGAAGCCTTTCCGGAGATTGAGGATTATGTAAAATTGGTTCGTGCCGAACAACAGGTTGTGGATAAAGGAGGGGAGCCTTATAAAATCGAAAAGGTTTACTATGCATCAGGCTCTTTCTTTAAAGTATTTTCATTTCCGCTGCTTGCAGGTGATCCGAAAACAGTTTTAGCTGAGCCGCATTCAATGGCTATCTCCGAAACACAAGCAAAGGCATTATTTGGTTCTGCGAATCCGATAGGGAAAACGCTGAATTTAAATAATAAAGAAGCATTTAAAATTACCGGTGTATTTAAGGATATCCCCAACAACTCGCATCTTAAAACAGATGTTCTCTTGTCTTACGCAACATTCCTGACTTATTTTAAAGATGGTAGTCCGGAAACCGCATGGCAATGGGACGGTTGTTTGTCGTATTTATTGTTACGTCAGGGGACAGACCCTCTAAAATTACAGTCGAAGTTTCCTTCAGTGGTAGATAAACTGGCAGGAGCGGAACATAAACAATACAATAGCTCCGCAACGTACACTTTGCAGCCCTTAAAAGATATTCACCTTTATTCACACTATATGATGGAGGCAGAAGCTAACGGCGATGGTAAAACTGTCTACCTCTTATTAGGTATTGCCTTTTTTATTGTGGTTATAGCCTGGGTTAATTATATAAACCTGGCAACAGCAAGAGCGGTAACCCGTGCCAAAGAAGTAGGGATCCGTAAAGTTGTAGGATCTGAACGTAAACAGTTGGTCTTCCAGTTTTTGTTAGAGTCTGCTTTGTTGAATATCATGGCGGTTGTTATTGCCATTTTATTGATGATTGCGATTATTCCTTTGTTTAATCAATTATCCGGACAGCATCTTACATTAACCTTGTTCACAAAAGGTTATTTCTGGCTAACATTCATCAGCCTGCTTCTTTTAGGAATTTTATTTTCCGGTATTTATCCGGCATTTGTCTTATCAGGTTTTAAGCCGATAAAAGTGTTGAAAGGAAAAATAACTTCAACTGCAGAAGGAGCTTTTTTACGTAAATCATTGGTGGTGTTCCAGTTTGCTATTTCATTATTCTTGCTAATCGGGACATTTACCGTTTTTAATCAGATACAGTACATGCGTAAGCAGGCATTGGGCTTAACAATCGATCAGACATTGGTTGTAAATGGTCCTTTAGTTCGAAATGATTCTACGTTTAAAAACCAGATGGAATCATTTAAACAGGAATTATTGCAAAATACTAGTATTAAGGGTGTTGCTGCCTCAACTACTGTTCCGGGACAACCTGTTAATTGGAATGCCGGAGGTATCCGTTTGATTGGGCAGGGTGAAGGAGAGGGAAAACAATACCGGGTTATTGGTGTCGACTACGGTTTCATGGATGTTTATGGATTAAAATTAATTGCTGGTCGAACTTTTTCTAAAGATCATGGTACTGATCCTAAAGCTGTTATTTTTAATAAAAAAGCGATTGAACAGTTAGGCTTTACCAAACCGCAGGAAGCTATTGGTAAGCAAATTGAGTTTTGGGGCGAAACCTATACGGTTGTTGGTGTTACAGAGAACTTCCATCAACAATCGTTGCGTGAAGCCTATGAACCACTTATCATTCGGTTAATCCCTGAGTCAAGAGATTACTTCTCTATACGTATAAATTCCGATCAGGCTGCAAGTTCTATTACTTTAGTAAAAGCAAAATGGGACCGGTTTTTTCCGGGTAATACATTCGAACATTTTTTCCTCGACCAACATTTCAATGATCAGTATAAGGCCGATCAGCGTTTTGGTCATGTATTTACATTTTTCTCACTGCTGGCAATTTTGGTAGCCTGTTTAGGTCTGTTTGGCTTAGCGTCATTTACCACTATTCAGCGAACAAAGGAAATTGGAATTCGCAAGGTACTTGGAGCTTCCGTAATAGGGATATTGAGATTATTGTATAAGGAATTTGCTTATCTGTTAATCATCTCATTTATAATTTCAATACCAGTTGCATGGTATGCCTCTAATGAATGGTTGCAAAGCTATGCGTTCAGAGTTGATATCCATTGGTCATACTTTGCATTTCCTTTTATAATTGTGTTATTAATCGCACTGTTAACGGTAAGTTACCAGTCATTAAAAGCAGCATTAAGTAATCCCGTAAATAGTTTAAGAACCGAGTAG
- a CDS encoding ABC transporter permease, with amino-acid sequence MLKNYIRIAFRNLNRYRFISFINLFGLTVGLACCLLILNYIVNELSYDKYNSEADNIYRVTRSFNTPDGVDVLHLSAVAPPFAGLLKNDFPDIKEVTSVLSNGNLAVKYEEKLFNEQNAFFADDKFFQFFPVAVVRGNAQKALTEPYSVMLTEKLATKYFGNEDPMNKMIKIDNLPNQFKVTGVYKELPTNSHMHPELLLSFKTLKDPVVYGEQNLKTNWGNNAFHTYLLFPKNYPVEKIANQFPAFLDKHVHFSGEPADAKASKGTKLFLQKLTDIHLHSHLADELEESGDIKRVYIFTAIGLFILLIACINYMNLSTARSIARAKEIGVRKAIGAQRKELIIQFLTESVLITIISLVLAVIATSVLLPFINKLAGQESNSLILLNWKFIVPLLVLPVFIGLMSGIYPALFMSSFDPVKVLKGVGKIGTRGISFRQVLVVVQFSISIILIVSTIVVFQQLKYLQSTSLGFNKEHILTMRYNFGNNYDSFRNELLRSSTIVDAGRSSRIPSGRLLDEMDTKVFEKEQEQPVKISLKVVAVDYDFIPTYGIGVVAGRNFSREHSTDTTNFMLNETAVSKLGWGAPQNAIGKDIMYGGVRGKVIGVAKDFHFESMHEKIVPLIMSLPPERINAYGRLSVKIKGNNIQAAIAEVETKWHKYLPETPFEYTFLNERFDRLYKSEQQQGKVFTIFACIAVFIACLGLFGLSAFAISQRIKEIGIRKVLGASIPEIVKVLSVDFLKLVIIAAVIAFPVAWYVMHQWLQDFAYRVSIQWWVLAISGIAAILIALITISFQSIKAAMANPVKSLRSE; translated from the coding sequence ATGTTAAAGAATTATATAAGAATCGCTTTCAGAAACCTTAACAGGTACAGGTTTATATCCTTCATTAATCTATTCGGATTAACAGTAGGTTTAGCCTGTTGTTTATTAATTCTGAATTATATTGTTAATGAATTAAGCTACGACAAGTATAATTCGGAGGCAGATAATATATACCGTGTAACAAGGAGTTTCAATACGCCCGATGGTGTAGATGTATTGCATTTAAGTGCCGTTGCACCTCCCTTTGCAGGATTGCTGAAAAATGATTTTCCGGATATAAAGGAAGTTACCAGTGTACTCAGTAATGGAAATCTGGCTGTAAAGTATGAAGAAAAACTATTCAACGAGCAAAATGCCTTTTTTGCAGATGATAAGTTCTTCCAGTTTTTTCCTGTTGCGGTGGTACGAGGAAATGCTCAGAAAGCTTTAACAGAGCCTTATTCAGTAATGCTAACCGAAAAATTAGCGACGAAATACTTCGGCAATGAAGACCCGATGAACAAAATGATTAAGATTGATAACCTTCCTAATCAGTTTAAAGTTACCGGAGTCTATAAAGAGTTACCTACTAATTCGCACATGCATCCGGAATTGCTTTTGTCGTTTAAAACGCTAAAAGATCCGGTTGTTTATGGAGAGCAGAATCTGAAAACAAACTGGGGTAATAATGCATTTCACACCTATTTGTTATTCCCTAAAAATTATCCTGTCGAAAAAATAGCCAATCAGTTTCCTGCATTCCTGGATAAGCATGTTCATTTTTCTGGAGAGCCAGCCGATGCAAAAGCTTCAAAGGGTACAAAACTGTTTTTACAGAAGCTGACCGATATTCACCTGCACTCGCATCTGGCAGATGAGTTAGAAGAAAGCGGAGATATCAAAAGGGTCTATATTTTTACAGCAATTGGATTATTTATCCTGCTGATCGCTTGCATCAACTATATGAATTTGTCGACAGCAAGATCGATAGCCAGGGCGAAAGAGATAGGAGTCAGAAAAGCAATAGGAGCACAACGCAAAGAACTGATCATACAGTTTCTTACAGAATCAGTACTGATAACAATTATTTCGCTCGTGTTGGCGGTAATCGCTACCAGTGTGCTTCTGCCATTTATTAACAAACTTGCCGGACAAGAATCAAATAGTCTGATTTTGTTGAATTGGAAGTTTATTGTTCCCTTGCTGGTGTTACCTGTATTTATTGGTTTAATGAGTGGAATTTATCCAGCTCTGTTCATGTCATCTTTTGATCCAGTTAAGGTACTCAAAGGCGTAGGCAAGATAGGTACAAGGGGAATTTCATTCAGACAGGTTTTGGTGGTAGTACAATTCTCTATTTCAATCATCCTGATTGTATCGACCATTGTAGTGTTCCAGCAATTAAAATATTTGCAGAGCACTTCATTGGGTTTTAATAAAGAGCATATTCTTACCATGCGTTACAACTTTGGTAATAATTATGACTCTTTCAGAAATGAGTTGCTGCGTTCCTCTACTATTGTTGATGCTGGACGATCTTCAAGAATTCCTTCGGGACGATTGTTGGATGAAATGGATACGAAAGTATTTGAAAAAGAGCAGGAACAGCCTGTAAAAATAAGTTTAAAAGTTGTTGCGGTTGATTACGATTTTATTCCTACTTATGGAATAGGTGTAGTGGCAGGAAGGAACTTTTCACGTGAGCATTCCACCGATACAACTAATTTTATGTTGAATGAAACAGCAGTTAGCAAGCTGGGTTGGGGAGCGCCACAAAATGCAATCGGCAAGGATATTATGTATGGTGGAGTAAGAGGTAAAGTAATTGGAGTGGCTAAAGATTTTCACTTTGAATCAATGCATGAAAAAATCGTTCCATTGATTATGAGCCTGCCTCCTGAACGTATTAACGCTTATGGACGACTTTCAGTTAAAATAAAAGGAAATAATATCCAGGCGGCAATTGCAGAAGTTGAAACCAAATGGCATAAATATCTACCTGAAACACCGTTTGAGTACACTTTCTTAAATGAACGATTCGACCGCTTGTATAAATCGGAGCAACAGCAAGGAAAAGTATTTACCATTTTTGCTTGTATTGCAGTGTTTATTGCCTGTTTAGGTTTATTCGGGCTTTCGGCATTTGCCATTTCACAACGTATAAAAGAAATCGGAATTCGTAAAGTGCTGGGAGCAAGTATTCCTGAGATCGTTAAAGTTTTATCGGTCGATTTTCTGAAATTGGTGATAATAGCAGCAGTCATAGCATTTCCGGTTGCATGGTACGTAATGCATCAATGGTTACAAGATTTTGCCTATCGCGTTTCAATTCAGTGGTGGGTATTGGCAATTTCAGGAATTGCAGCTATTTTGATTGCATTAATTACCATTAGTTTTCAATCGATAAAAGCAGCAATGGCCAATCCGGTAAAAAGCCTGCGGTCAGAATAG
- a CDS encoding ABC transporter ATP-binding protein: MLKLKDISKWYANGSSKAHILRHLDLEIKEGEFVSIMGPSGSGKSTLLHILGMIDDPSEGEYFFDEEPVHNIREKQRSELYKKHIGFVFQAYHLIDELTVYENIETPLLYHKVSSGERKAMVADILDRFQIVGKKDLFPDQLSGGQQQLVGIARAVITKPKLILADEPTGNLNSKQGEEIMDLFTRLNKEDGVTIVQVTHSEKNASYGSRIINLLDGKVI, translated from the coding sequence ATGTTAAAGTTAAAAGATATTTCAAAGTGGTATGCTAACGGATCGTCAAAAGCGCACATATTACGTCATCTTGATTTAGAGATTAAAGAAGGAGAATTTGTTTCGATCATGGGGCCTTCCGGTTCAGGTAAATCAACCTTGCTGCACATTTTGGGAATGATAGATGATCCTTCAGAAGGGGAATACTTTTTTGATGAAGAGCCAGTACATAACATACGCGAAAAACAACGTTCAGAATTATATAAAAAACACATAGGTTTTGTGTTTCAAGCATATCACCTGATCGACGAACTTACGGTTTATGAAAATATTGAAACGCCGTTGTTGTATCATAAGGTGAGCTCAGGGGAACGAAAAGCGATGGTAGCAGATATCCTCGATCGCTTTCAGATAGTGGGTAAAAAAGACCTTTTCCCGGATCAGCTATCAGGAGGGCAGCAACAATTAGTAGGTATTGCAAGAGCAGTGATAACCAAACCTAAATTGATTTTAGCAGATGAACCAACCGGTAACTTAAATTCAAAGCAAGGCGAAGAAATTATGGATCTGTTTACACGTTTAAATAAAGAAGATGGAGTTACCATAGTACAAGTAACCCACTCCGAAAAAAACGCGTCATATGGGTCGAGAATAATTAATTTGCTGGACGGAAAAGTAATCTAA
- a CDS encoding TolC family protein has translation MKKSIFLFITSGILLFNEARAQEKFTLEQCVNYAMEHNLTIKQARFSQAITEKDYSQTKYSLLPEINGQISQNFNKGRTTDPQTGLIVDQNINTSNFGVGASWVLFSGLQKVNTIKQIKYSLMAEQSNVEKVRQDVSLNVVSSFLSSLFNKEQVINLTNQLQVSNEQLSIAQKKADVGSITEADFLQFKAQVSTDETNLTTAQNQLEISMLELRQLLNIDPQRTFDIEPPTDISLLGNIKTDYNATDVYNEALKINPTIKYANYQKLSYEKSLQVTRGKYYPTLSMAYNINTLYGNNYEQLLSSTPGGLAPTSFVTQSGEAVFAQTVDREFGTTPFKDQFKNNRGSMLSFTLQIPIFNGLQVRNSTSKAKISYQNAIATEELTKNTLNKTIAQAVADLRAAEKKNVSAQSSYESLKKAYEYSQKRFDVGLINSLDLNIAKTNYSKAESEALQAKYDMIFKSKVIDYYLGKPLTL, from the coding sequence TTGAAAAAGTCAATTTTCCTTTTTATAACATCAGGCATTTTGTTGTTTAATGAAGCCAGAGCCCAAGAAAAATTTACACTTGAACAGTGTGTGAATTACGCTATGGAACATAATTTAACAATAAAGCAAGCTCGGTTTAGTCAGGCCATAACCGAGAAAGATTATTCTCAAACAAAATATTCTTTGCTACCTGAAATTAATGGTCAGATTTCTCAGAATTTTAATAAAGGTAGAACAACTGACCCGCAAACAGGTTTGATTGTGGATCAAAATATCAATACTTCAAATTTTGGAGTTGGAGCCAGCTGGGTATTATTTTCTGGTCTGCAAAAAGTAAATACCATTAAACAAATAAAATACAGTTTAATGGCAGAACAAAGTAATGTAGAGAAGGTAAGACAAGATGTTTCTTTGAATGTAGTATCTTCTTTTCTTAGTTCACTGTTCAACAAAGAACAAGTTATTAATCTTACAAATCAGCTACAGGTGAGTAATGAACAATTAAGTATTGCTCAAAAGAAAGCAGATGTAGGATCGATAACTGAAGCAGATTTTTTGCAGTTCAAGGCTCAGGTTTCCACTGATGAAACAAACTTAACAACAGCACAAAATCAGCTTGAAATTTCTATGTTAGAATTAAGGCAGCTTTTGAATATTGATCCTCAACGTACTTTTGATATTGAGCCTCCGACAGATATTAGCTTATTAGGTAATATCAAAACAGATTATAACGCAACGGATGTTTATAATGAAGCTTTAAAAATTAATCCTACTATTAAGTATGCGAATTATCAAAAACTATCTTATGAAAAATCGTTGCAAGTAACCAGAGGTAAATATTATCCTACTTTATCGATGGCGTATAACATAAACACGCTTTATGGTAATAACTATGAGCAACTGTTAAGTTCTACCCCAGGTGGATTAGCTCCAACTTCATTTGTGACACAATCAGGCGAAGCTGTATTTGCTCAAACGGTAGATCGTGAGTTTGGAACTACTCCGTTTAAAGACCAGTTTAAAAATAACAGGGGTAGCATGTTATCCTTTACCTTGCAAATTCCTATATTCAATGGGTTGCAGGTTAGAAACAGTACAAGCAAAGCAAAAATAAGCTATCAGAATGCCATTGCAACAGAAGAGCTAACTAAAAATACTTTAAATAAAACCATAGCTCAGGCAGTAGCAGACTTAAGGGCAGCTGAAAAGAAAAATGTTTCTGCTCAAAGCTCTTATGAGTCACTTAAAAAAGCTTATGAATACAGTCAAAAAAGATTTGACGTGGGACTGATCAATAGCTTAGATTTGAATATTGCTAAAACCAATTATAGTAAAGCGGAGTCTGAGGCTTTACAAGCAAAATATGATATGATCTTTAAAAGTAAGGTGATTGATTACTATTTAGGGAAGCCGCTAACATTATAA
- a CDS encoding efflux RND transporter periplasmic adaptor subunit → MKKKNKTLWYLLGGVALLVIVAFVGKKQGWIGGQKETEVSVEATARRSIIEMVSASGKIQPEVEVKLSPEVSGELVEIYVKEGDRVKKGQLLCKIRPDFYASDYSRSEAMVNEVKANLANSQAQLASSEATFKNAEASFKRNQQLFKEKVISQSEYDAALAQYEQARESVSAAKQSVQASKYSVASNQASLQQSGVNLAKTTIYSPIDGIVSLLSVKKGERVLGTAQMQGTEIMRIADLKSMEAVVDVNENDINRISLNDTADVEVDAFLGKKFKGYVTSIANSATSASATATTDQVTNFQVKVHLIPSSYEAAIKEGQESPFRPGLSATVDVHTNKVNKVIAVPIQAVTTREPEKDKAEKDGKKENKDDKKKTDKSEPVKSIVFVMRNGVAQAVAVTTGIQDDSFIEIKSGLKDGDQVIVAPYLAISKNLKDGDKVKKVDQEKLFSAEKKK, encoded by the coding sequence ATGAAGAAGAAGAATAAAACGCTATGGTACTTATTAGGTGGTGTAGCTTTATTAGTAATAGTTGCATTTGTTGGCAAGAAGCAAGGCTGGATAGGAGGACAAAAAGAAACGGAAGTTTCTGTTGAGGCCACAGCTCGTCGTAGCATCATTGAAATGGTTTCGGCCAGCGGTAAAATTCAACCTGAAGTAGAGGTAAAATTAAGCCCTGAGGTTTCAGGTGAGTTAGTTGAGATCTATGTTAAGGAAGGCGACAGAGTAAAAAAAGGACAGCTTTTATGTAAAATCCGTCCTGATTTCTATGCTTCAGATTATAGTCGTTCAGAAGCAATGGTGAATGAAGTAAAAGCAAACTTAGCAAACAGTCAGGCTCAGTTAGCATCGTCAGAAGCAACTTTTAAAAATGCTGAAGCATCATTCAAAAGAAATCAACAACTATTTAAAGAAAAAGTAATCTCTCAATCGGAGTACGATGCTGCTTTGGCTCAATACGAGCAAGCCAGAGAAAGTGTATCTGCTGCAAAGCAAAGTGTACAAGCGTCTAAATACAGTGTAGCTTCTAACCAGGCTTCATTGCAACAGTCGGGCGTTAACCTTGCTAAAACAACGATTTACTCGCCAATTGATGGTATTGTATCGTTGTTAAGCGTTAAAAAAGGTGAGCGTGTTTTAGGTACAGCGCAAATGCAAGGTACAGAGATCATGCGTATAGCCGACTTAAAAAGCATGGAAGCTGTTGTTGACGTAAACGAAAACGATATTAACCGTATTTCACTTAATGATACAGCAGACGTTGAAGTAGATGCATTCCTTGGTAAAAAATTCAAAGGCTATGTAACTTCAATTGCAAATTCAGCAACTTCAGCAAGTGCAACCGCAACAACCGATCAGGTTACAAACTTCCAGGTAAAAGTTCACCTTATTCCTTCTTCGTATGAAGCTGCAATAAAAGAAGGTCAGGAATCTCCTTTCCGTCCGGGTTTGTCGGCTACAGTTGACGTGCATACTAATAAAGTGAATAAAGTGATTGCTGTTCCTATTCAGGCAGTAACCACTCGCGAACCTGAAAAAGATAAAGCTGAAAAAGACGGTAAGAAAGAGAATAAAGACGATAAAAAGAAAACAGATAAATCAGAGCCTGTAAAATCAATCGTATTCGTAATGCGTAACGGAGTTGCTCAAGCAGTAGCTGTTACAACCGGTATACAAGATGATTCATTCATCGAAATTAAATCAGGTTTAAAAGATGGAGATCAGGTAATTGTAGCTCCTTACTTAGCAATTTCTAAGAATCTTAAAGACGGTGATAAGGTGAAAAAAGTAGATCAAGAGAAACTTTTTTCTGCCGAAAAGAAAAAATAG
- a CDS encoding NAD(P)H-dependent glycerol-3-phosphate dehydrogenase encodes MSSEEKKNIVVIGGGSWATAIVKMLTDNSQKHIIHWWMRNAEDIEHLKKYRHNPRYLSSVEINVLPENLTTDLKGTITKCDVLILAVPAAFLKSAIAELSEEDFKNKIVVSAIKGFEPSDNLIIGEFLNTRYNVSFNNIAVITGPCHAEEVALEKLSYLTIASQNTAVAEFIAGALNNRYIKTTVSDDIYGTEYAAVLKNIFAVASGICHGLGYGDNFQAVLISNGLQEIKRFVDAVHPIDRDIKDSAYLGDLLVTAYSQFSRNRTFGNMIGKGYSVKSAQLEMNMIAEGYYAAKCLHEINRTYKVYMPISRAVYAILYENISPSMEIRLLTEKLS; translated from the coding sequence ATGTCATCAGAGGAAAAGAAAAATATTGTTGTTATCGGCGGAGGAAGTTGGGCTACCGCGATTGTGAAAATGTTGACAGATAATAGTCAAAAACACATAATTCATTGGTGGATGCGAAATGCTGAAGATATTGAGCATCTGAAAAAATACCGTCATAATCCACGTTACTTAAGCTCTGTTGAAATCAATGTTCTTCCTGAGAACCTCACCACTGATTTAAAAGGTACCATCACTAAATGTGATGTACTGATTCTGGCTGTTCCTGCTGCATTCCTAAAGAGTGCAATAGCTGAACTTTCAGAAGAAGATTTTAAAAATAAGATCGTCGTTTCTGCAATTAAAGGGTTTGAGCCATCTGATAACCTGATTATAGGTGAGTTCTTAAATACTCGTTATAATGTGTCATTTAACAACATTGCGGTAATAACCGGACCTTGCCATGCCGAAGAAGTGGCGCTTGAAAAACTTTCTTATCTGACCATTGCATCGCAAAACACTGCTGTTGCTGAGTTTATTGCAGGTGCATTGAATAATAGATATATTAAAACCACCGTTTCGGATGATATTTATGGAACCGAATACGCTGCAGTTCTTAAAAATATTTTTGCTGTTGCAAGTGGTATCTGTCATGGCTTAGGCTATGGAGATAACTTTCAGGCTGTGTTGATCTCAAACGGGTTACAAGAGATTAAACGTTTTGTTGATGCCGTTCACCCGATCGATCGTGATATTAAAGATTCGGCCTACTTAGGGGATTTGCTGGTTACAGCTTACTCCCAGTTTAGCCGTAACAGAACCTTTGGAAATATGATTGGTAAAGGCTATTCTGTTAAATCTGCTCAGCTGGAGATGAATATGATTGCCGAAGGATACTATGCTGCGAAATGCTTGCATGAGATCAACAGAACGTATAAAGTATACATGCCTATTAGTCGTGCTGTTTACGCCATACTTTATGAAAATATATCGCCAAGCATGGAGATTAGGCTCTTAACGGAAAAATTAAGCTAA
- a CDS encoding DUF1294 domain-containing protein — protein MLKEFSFSGIGLVLIAYFVFINLLLMLLMGIDKYKAKHHKWRIPESTLLAAGLAGGGIGGLLGMFLFRHKTKKLVFYIVYALGIVVLYFTGYKLA, from the coding sequence ATGCTTAAAGAGTTTTCTTTTTCAGGTATTGGTCTGGTACTTATTGCTTATTTCGTATTTATCAATCTACTGTTAATGTTATTAATGGGAATTGATAAATATAAGGCTAAACATCATAAATGGAGGATACCAGAGTCAACATTGTTGGCAGCTGGTTTGGCCGGAGGGGGAATTGGTGGTTTGTTAGGAATGTTTCTGTTTCGTCATAAAACAAAGAAATTGGTGTTTTATATTGTTTATGCCTTAGGTATAGTGGTACTATATTTTACCGGCTATAAACTGGCATAA
- a CDS encoding glycoside hydrolase family 19 protein: MINRKFFFEETKTRLFNGTINSQQQKTLTNFINVWEADPVTYKDARWLAYMLATTYHETDKKFKAIEEYGKGKGRKYGATDPQTGKSYYGRGYVQLTWDYNYKKMGDLLDIDLYHKPELALQDEYATPILFVGMNRGMFTGKKLSDYFNGTKEDWVNARRIINGTDKANLIADYGRKFYAALGIIP; encoded by the coding sequence ATGATTAATCGAAAGTTCTTCTTTGAGGAAACTAAAACCCGCTTGTTTAACGGAACGATAAATTCCCAACAGCAAAAAACACTGACCAATTTTATTAACGTTTGGGAAGCTGACCCCGTTACCTATAAAGATGCTCGATGGTTAGCTTATATGCTTGCCACCACCTATCACGAAACAGACAAAAAATTTAAAGCGATTGAGGAGTATGGCAAGGGAAAAGGTCGAAAATACGGAGCTACAGACCCTCAAACCGGTAAATCCTATTACGGCAGGGGTTATGTTCAACTCACGTGGGATTACAACTATAAAAAAATGGGAGATTTACTCGATATAGATCTTTACCATAAACCCGAATTGGCACTTCAGGACGAATATGCCACCCCTATTTTATTTGTTGGAATGAACCGGGGAATGTTTACCGGAAAAAAACTAAGTGATTATTTTAATGGCACAAAAGAAGATTGGGTAAACGCACGCAGAATCATTAACGGAACAGACAAAGCCAACCTTATTGCTGACTATGGAAGGAAGTTTTATGCGGCTTTAGGTATTATCCCTTAG